The window TAATTGAAGCGGGTGGCAAAGTAAAAATACCCGGTGTTACAGAGGTTGCCAACGATGTCGAATTAACTGACCCCACAAAAGGGGTTATATTAAAATCACCAAACGGAACACGCTACCGAGTAACCATTAGTGATGCTGGAGATTTTGTAAAAACAGCGCTGTAGAGGTAACTACTTATAATACCAGGATTATACATGCTTGCATGTTAATCTATAACTACATAACAATTTTGAGCTTCTTGAACTGAACTAATTTTGGCGCTGGGATTAGACCTATATGTGCGAAAAATCGAATGCTCTAATATTGACATGATAAAATACAAATAAAAAAAATATTCTTATGGAAACTGACTTATCAGCAGCAGCTCAGCAAACACCAACCAATAAAATACGTTCCAGTAGCGACTATTCGCAGGTAGACAATTATCTTATCGCTTTAAAGTGTTTGGGTATTCCAACAAGCGATACCGATAGTTTGGATGCGCCAGGCTTGCCGCAAAACACCGTTAAAATTATTTTTAACACAAGCTTGGGAAAGCTTAGGATTTATAACCCCGCTTCAGAAATATGGACTGACGCCGCAGTTAGTGATTTAGCTGACTATTTGCCATTAACAGGTGGGACTTTAACGGGTCCATTATATACCCCAGGATTAATTACAAAAATCTTTAGTACTGGCCACCCTTCTATACCATCTACGATTTCATCGAGATTTGATGGGGACCTGGAGGGTATTCCATGGCTTGGGATTTTGATAATGGTGAAGGGACACATAAAAGGATAGAGTGGATTACAGGATTTAACGAAGATCGATTGACTTGGGACGGTATTCCTTTGGCCTATAGAAATGATTTATCAAATTATGTTGAAAATACAAGAGCTATTTCAGACTCTTATCAATCCGGCGGTTTAGCCCTGTCTACAGGGAAATTTGGCCAATTAGCCGTGAATACGAGTGAGCCAGCCGGTAATTTTCATGTTAGAGGCACATCATTTTTAGATGCTAGTTCAGGAAGCGGAGGAGTTCAATTTTATGGCGTAGCAGAAGGAAATACTGGTGGTATTAATATAGGCAGTGCAGCTGAAAATGTAGCCCCATCTACTAATCATTACCCATTGGTACAGGATGTCAATACAGGACTAATGAAACGCAGTTCAAAACGAGGGTTGTATGAAGGGGATGTTCCGGTATCACCTACAGGTGAGTTTATTTATGCAAGTCCCTCAACACCTCAAAATGCTAGTATTAGCCTAGATAATGCAGATATTAGGATTTCAGGTAATAGGTTTCAAGGTTTGTACGCGCCCAGAGTTCGCGTTAATACTATAACAGATAATGATGAATTTGAAACCCCAGGATTAAATATAACCAGTTCGAGCTCGCTTGCCATTGCAGCAACGACTAATATGGGTATATCAGCTGACAAGGAATTGTTTTTTAATATGGGAGGTACAGGTTCCTCAATTTTATTAGGTAACTATAATATTGGTGGTGTTGAAAGATTAGCTTTATCTGGTGCAAAAGTCGAATTAGTAGAAACTCCACCGGTTGCAACTTCAAACTACAGTTTACTTGTTAGGCAAGATAATGGAGGTGAATTAAAAACCATAGATGGGAATACTTTTATAACAAAAAACACAAGTACGCTACCACTAAACGAGGGTACAAATAATTTAGGTTTTCAGAAAAATTCAGATGATACGTTTACAGCTAATGGGTATATGAACATTAAGTCTGTTGAAGGTGCGCCAATTGCCTCTATAGGGGAAGCGTACAATACATTTTACGGTGCAATGGTTTTGACAGACAACCCTGCGTATCCGGGCTATAATTATTTTGAAACGCAAAATGCAGCTACCGGAAACAGGGCATCACTTAGAAGTAGTGGCATAAGCTTTAATACGGCTGATGGGTACTTGAATTTATTGCCAGAAAACGGAATTACTGGGGGGCATAACGTAATATTTCCCACCCCATTATCAAACGCAACAGTAGCATATACAAGTGATTTAGGCTTTTTGCCCTTAACTGGTGGAACTATTTCTGGCGATACAACTCTTGAAGGTGGTTTATATGGCCATGGTCCAGTTGATATATGGACGGATCTAAATTCTGCACGGCTAAGTTTAAGCAGTAGTAATGCAACTATAAAACACACAAATCCTTATGGAACAGGAATAGCACAAGTAGGCGCGTATAGTGATGGTGATCACAGTCAGATTCAAATAATAGCAGGTGGAGCAGCAGGACAAAGAGCCATTAATTTAGAAAGTCCTGATCCGGAAGGTAGAGGTATAACCATTACTGAGCAAGTCGAGGGAAAAGGTATTCAGTACGTAACTGATGAGGACTGGGCTAATTTAAATGAACAAGGTCTAGTACCTAAGAAATATGTAGATAATGGATTCATAAAGGCAAGTCCTATTGAACAGCAAGATGCCTTTATTAATCTTGAAGGGGGATAAATAAAGGTTACAGAATTGGTAGCACTTTTCAACTCTATACAGAAGGTACGGGAACAGCAGGGGATAATATATACTTTGTTAACGGAGTTGGTGGTAGCTTTAATTTTCAAGGTTATTCGTTAAACTTTAGTGGTATTTCTGCAAACCTTACATCAGATTTAAATGTAACTGGTAGCTTTTCCGCTACCAAGGGGCAAATAGCAACAGCCCCATTCGTAAGTAATGATATCGCTAATAAGGGGTATGTAGATGAAGAATTGGCAAGTATAGGGGCTTACGCAGGAGATACATATTTCAAGAAAACAGGTGGGGCATTAACAGGAAATCTTACTGCACCAACAATATTTCCTACGAATGTTAAAATAATAAACTCTGGTGCAAGTGGCGGCAATTGGGTTATTGATAGCAGTGACGATAGATTTAGGTTCTACAACGATGTTACGGGGTTCGGTTTTGAACTGGCAGGTAATACCATACGGGATGTAGGCGGCTCAAATTCCAAATATTTAAAAGAAAGCGATAACGTCACAATGGCTGGGCTTACAGTTACTGGAAACGTTAGCATAGGGAGTTCCGGAAGCTTAACACGGATTTTAAGTTTTGGACTAGAAGATAATAAACCACTTATAATTAACAGTACTTATTTAGGTACTGCTGAGCACATAAGTTTTGGTAGCGGAGATTTACGTGTAAATAGAGGACCTGGTTTTAGGCCTGTTTTATTAGAAGGGGAAGCAACACAAATAGTAGATACTGTTACTTCTGCTCCAGTACCAACGGGTACTGGAACTAAAGGACAAGTAATTATTACTGGTGGCTATCGATACGAATGCATTTCAGTAAATACCTGGGTAAGATCGGCTGTAGAAACAACCTGGTAATGGGTAATGTTTTAATGATCGTAATGGGGGGGCTGGGGATCCTCATTTACAACCTATTCAAAGCGAAAGAATATATTGCTACAAATTCATTTAAACCGGATATTTTCGTGAAGGAAAATTTTGCCATTTGGCTTTGGGCATTTTGTGTAATCGTCGTTGCTAGCTTGATTTTATATATTGAACCAAAGGCCAACGATGTAATAAAAAGCCTTTTCGGCTTAGACTTGGCCAATACGAAAACGGGATGGCTTTTATTTGGGATTGGTTTATGTGGTTTGTTTAGAAATATTAAAAAATAGAAAGAAGCACGGTTTATTATCGTGCTTCTTTTACTTTCGCTAATGATTTAATAGGCTATTAAATTAATGGGGCGTCAAATTTCAATGTACAAATCGATTTAAAAATTTGCATGATTCGATTTGGCGAACATATATAGATAGAAAAGTCTAGTTTTCCTTTTCGTCTTTACTTCTTTGAACCCTTTTTAGAAGTTCCCGCATAAATTCATTAGTGTCATTCTGATCTTTGTTCTTTTGTTTAGGAATTTCTTGTTCTTGAACCACTGGATGTATTGTGGGCAAGAACCTTAATGTTCCTCCATCATTAAGTATTAATCCAGAAAAACTTTGGGGCTCAATTCGACTATTTATTATTCTCCTTTCCCCAGAACAGTCCAAAAGATTCGTAATCCCTTTTTCTTTAATTGTTTTTCTAAAATTTTGCGTTCAACAAGAAGCCGGCTTTTGCTATCGTGCCTTACATGCGGGTCGAAACAAACAACTTCCCCTTTACTGTTTACAAATTCGCCTTCTTCTTGACCATACTCAAGTTCGAGTGCTTTGAACAATTCCATAGATGGCTTATGGAAATTTGTGACTTGATCCTTACTGTTGTCAAATTCTTCCTCCCAAAGAAAGTCTATGGCAGTAGGGGCAACACTTCCAATATATTTTCTATTGACTTGAATATTTCGCCATTCAGGGTTCTCCTTTATAAAGTCTTTAAATGCTGGTGACCAGTAAAATTCGCGGTTCAATAATTCATGGACTGTATGTGCTTCTGGCATCCATCTGCCCATAAAATCTTCTGTCATTAATCTATTTGTAATGGAGTAATAGGAATCTTCGGCAACCAGGTAACTACGCAATTGATAATAGAAGTCCTTATATGGGGTTGAAAAATCAAATGCTCCGGATTTATTAGAACTAGAATAGCTCTCATTGGCTTCTAGTGCCAACCACTCGATTTCCGGTTTGTTATTTTCCTTAAATGAAATAACGGACAAAGGATCAAAGGCATAACGATGTGATGACATCCACTCTGGGTCTGGTACATCTTTCCAAACCGCAAAATCCGGCACATCAAAATCCAAATGGATTTTGGCTTTTTCCGGGTTCTCTAAAAATGTTGGGTCAATATCCCGGACATAGGGTTCCCATGGCCCATTATAGGAAAATGAAAGGTCATTATCTGCCACGCGGGCAAGGATTTCATAAAAAGCAATCCATTGATATTTTTTACCGATTCTTTCATTTAGCCTTTTCCCAATGCGAGCATTATACCCGCCTTCCCGATCAAATGATCCATGCTTATCTATATTATAGCCGTATTTGTCAAAAATATATTTTACGGCAAGATTGCTTAATCCTTGGATATTCGCATTCTTCCAAGGTCTTAAAGCGCTTTGAAAAACATACCTGCCAAAGTCCCCGTACATTCGACCATCCCGACCCTTCTCTGTTATCATGGAATTTAATATTGAAATACCGGCATTGAATTTACCAGCAGACCCCTCGCCGATTTTTTCTTCCATAAGTGCAATTTCCTTATTGGCTGGAAGTTTGCTCTCCAGGGAGCTATTGTATGGTGGCCTTATTTCCCTTACATTATAAATTCCTACTTTCCTGAAAACAGCGTATTCTATAATACTTCTGGCATAGTCCCTAGCTAGGATATCAGGAATGATTTCACTTGTTTCAAAGAAATTTTTATAAATGTAATCTGCTATTGATTTCAAAAATTCCCCCGATGATTTTACTGCGCATCCATAAGCAATTGCATATACCCTCTGGGTTACGTATGGATCGTTTACCATTCTGAATTTTTCAACCCAGGTAAGTAAATGATCTTGATAAGTTAGAAAGATGTGTATGAGCACTTTGGTTGAAATATCCCTTAAGGTTCTGTTGGTACTGGTGAGAAACCATCCAAGAGCAGTAACGGCAAGAGAAACAGTCTCCTCATCATAGACAATTCCATCATTAATTTTCCAGGCCCATTTTAAAAGCCGTTTCACGACATTTATCTCGCTACCTACCTGATTATCGCTATATCTATCATTCAAATAAATATTCCATGATGCATCTCGATCTGCCATTGAAAAATCACTTAACATGCCATGCAGGAAAAATGCGTTGAAAGGTTGGTCCGTTTCCAGGCACATGTCAATAAGTTCATCATAAAATGAATTTTTGGACAATCCTTCTGTTTCAATATAGCCCTGGGTAAACGCCTCAAGTTTTTCTGAATCGACTTTTGCGGTGCGCCAGGAAAAACTTTTGTAAAACGCTCTGACTATTGCCGGGGCATATTGTTTTTCTTTAGGCAAGACTTCCCAAAATTCCTTTTGCCTTTGTTCTGGTAACTGTATACTGAGGGCATCAATCAATCCTTGGTTAAGTTTGTTCGATTGTGCATCGGAGAGAATAGTTTTGAACATGCCTTGGTTGTGCCAATTTGGATTCAACGGATCCGGGAGGCTAGCTATAAGCTCCTTAGCCATTAAATGATCACCTAATCTGTCATATGCATACGTAACTTGGTACCTCAAATCTGTTCGTGAAATATATTTAATGGTATCAATAAAAATATTTTCGTCAATTAGCTTATCCAAAAATCCTGGTTTACCTAAAAAGCGGTGAACTACATCTTCTGTGAGCAAAAATGCATCTTCATAATCCAAGTTGCGATCTTCGATCTTCACCACCTTAGCTGTATAAAAATCAAGAACGCGTTTAACGTGATTTATTTTGTGCCATGCATAACCAAATTCTTTATGTTTCCCTATTTCACGGTTGACATATTCAATATAATATTGAAAAATCCGGTCAATGCCAATCTTCTTGAAATCCCTAATATTGGCCTGATCCTTTTTTAGCCCAATGCATAGCAACTTTAAAAATAATGGATTGCCAAACTCCTTATTGAGCATAGGTACGCTATCGATAGGCAATTCATAGTGTTTAGCAAAGGAAATGAATGCTTCACGCTCAAAGCCAGAAAAGCCGGAGTGTCTGATAATAAAAATATCTTGGAGTTCTGTAGCCTGGAAAAGGAAATCCCTATAAGTAGTCCTATAGCTTATAACCAATCCTATGTATTGGTATGGTTTTATGGCATCGACAAAATTTCTGAACCCATCTCGCCATGATACAATTCCTTCGCCTTCATTAATGGCATCGATCATAATAAATACCCGCTCATTAATTCTACGGCCTTTCGCATCAATAATTTCAAGAAACGAAGTGAGTTCGCAGCTGCAACCAAGTTGGGTTAATATTTGATCCCATGGACGATGGATCCCGTCAAAGTTTTGTCCAAGAAACAGCAAGGTAAATTTATTTGCTTCAGTTCTTTGCGTTACAATATCTGCTAAAAGATGCGATTTTCCAGATCCAGGTTCTCCTTCGATAAGTATTAATGACTTATCAAAATTTTGTCCTGCACCGATGAATCTTTCGGCCTCCCGAGAAAAAATTGAGACTGCTTTATCAAAGTCATCAAACTGAACCGTTGTAGATATAAAATGACTTTTTAAAGAATACATTATATTATACATGCCATAACCAAAATCATATGATTGGCGTTGCTTCTTCCGAATTTCATTCCAATCAAGTTCGAGTAAGCGGCTGCTATTAAATGCTTCTGAAAAATAGGCTATCAATTCCCCTATCTTCAAAATAATCTCTTTTCCGGTAAATAGGTTACCTTTTGTGTTATAACCAAAGGTTATTGTTTGTTTTTTTCGATTAAAAGAGGATTTTTCAATCTTGCCTAATTTCGAGTATGAATCCAATAGGCCTTTATAAACCTCAACCAACAAGTTCAAGTTTGATTGCAGCTCTTCTTTCTTTGCAGATGTCAGAGCCAGTGTATCAAAGTTTTCGCCTATTTTCAGCTTGAGGTTTAGTTCTGGGGAGTACCTAGGGCCTAAAGCAGAAATGGCCAATTTATTTTGTTTGAATGCCAAGGAATAGGGGACAAGGCGTTCTTCCTTTGCACTGTAAATGCTTATACCGGCAATCATTTCCTCCATCCAAGGAGCAATTTTGCTCGCCTCAAATCGTCTGCCGGCTTCGCTATATTTAGAGATTAACCCTATCAAAAATAATTTTTCATTTACCTCTATACACAGACCACTTCCAGAATACCCTTCTACATTATAATCGCCTGAGGTATTTTCATCACTAAAGTCATTGTTGCACTGGGCGTGGATATTTGCCCCTTCGCTATCCTGTGAAATTATTTCCACGCCGGATGTCAATGGAATTTCATTATTTGTGAGGGAAGGAAAGCCTTTGAATACTCCGACGAGCTCGGAATATTCATAATTTGAAAGATAAGTAACCGGGAATCTTCCCAAAGCACCTTCTAGGGATTCCCGCTTTAATTTGAGTGCAAGAATATCGGGAGAATTTTCATTTTTTACAATAATGGAATCTGTATCCAATAAAGAATATGAGGACAAAATTTCTGAACTCTCTGTTTTCTTTCTTGAAATTAGGATCTGTTTTAAAATTGGTTTTGCCTTGAAGCTTTTTCCGTAGATACAATGTTTTGCCGTTAAAATATAAATCCATTCAGATTCTTCGCTGGGTAGGTACACATATCCGCTTCCGGTATACTTACCTTTTGTCTTTACCCTGACGGCAACTTTTGAAATTAAATTTTCTTTTCCCATAACCCTAAAATTTTATATCATAATATTTTTGAGCCCCTTTGGGAAAGGAACATTTAAAATTATATTTCTTACGTGCATTTTTATCAACGGCAAATATTGACCTTAAGGTTGAATTGTTATAGTTAAATATAAAGTTGATCTTCTTATCCTTATCCCTACTTGGATGACATAAGATTTTTGCAAGTGTTTCTTTGTTCGGGAGTTTGTTGGAATTGTCGCCATTTGAGCAGATGATAAATTGGCTGCATTCAATTAGCCCATATAGAGATTCACTATAATTATAAATGCTACCGTGATGCGGGAGTTTCACATAATCGCATTTGAGTTTTTTCTCTTTCGATTCCTTTAAATATACCTGTAAGCCCTGCTTTATGGCATTCGGGGTGGCATCGCCTAAAAACAGAATCTTTGATCCATTAAAGTTCAATATAAATGCGATGCTGCTGAGGTTATTAATATCGTTTTTGCTTTCCTTTCTGTCGCGTTTACTGCTGAGATTCTCTATGGAATTTTCATA is drawn from Pedobacter sp. HDW13 and contains these coding sequences:
- a CDS encoding ATP-binding protein, producing MGKENLISKVAVRVKTKGKYTGSGYVYLPSEESEWIYILTAKHCIYGKSFKAKPILKQILISRKKTESSEILSSYSLLDTDSIIVKNENSPDILALKLKRESLEGALGRFPVTYLSNYEYSELVGVFKGFPSLTNNEIPLTSGVEIISQDSEGANIHAQCNNDFSDENTSGDYNVEGYSGSGLCIEVNEKLFLIGLISKYSEAGRRFEASKIAPWMEEMIAGISIYSAKEERLVPYSLAFKQNKLAISALGPRYSPELNLKLKIGENFDTLALTSAKKEELQSNLNLLVEVYKGLLDSYSKLGKIEKSSFNRKKQTITFGYNTKGNLFTGKEIILKIGELIAYFSEAFNSSRLLELDWNEIRKKQRQSYDFGYGMYNIMYSLKSHFISTTVQFDDFDKAVSIFSREAERFIGAGQNFDKSLILIEGEPGSGKSHLLADIVTQRTEANKFTLLFLGQNFDGIHRPWDQILTQLGCSCELTSFLEIIDAKGRRINERVFIMIDAINEGEGIVSWRDGFRNFVDAIKPYQYIGLVISYRTTYRDFLFQATELQDIFIIRHSGFSGFEREAFISFAKHYELPIDSVPMLNKEFGNPLFLKLLCIGLKKDQANIRDFKKIGIDRIFQYYIEYVNREIGKHKEFGYAWHKINHVKRVLDFYTAKVVKIEDRNLDYEDAFLLTEDVVHRFLGKPGFLDKLIDENIFIDTIKYISRTDLRYQVTYAYDRLGDHLMAKELIASLPDPLNPNWHNQGMFKTILSDAQSNKLNQGLIDALSIQLPEQRQKEFWEVLPKEKQYAPAIVRAFYKSFSWRTAKVDSEKLEAFTQGYIETEGLSKNSFYDELIDMCLETDQPFNAFFLHGMLSDFSMADRDASWNIYLNDRYSDNQVGSEINVVKRLLKWAWKINDGIVYDEETVSLAVTALGWFLTSTNRTLRDISTKVLIHIFLTYQDHLLTWVEKFRMVNDPYVTQRVYAIAYGCAVKSSGEFLKSIADYIYKNFFETSEIIPDILARDYARSIIEYAVFRKVGIYNVREIRPPYNSSLESKLPANKEIALMEEKIGEGSAGKFNAGISILNSMITEKGRDGRMYGDFGRYVFQSALRPWKNANIQGLSNLAVKYIFDKYGYNIDKHGSFDREGGYNARIGKRLNERIGKKYQWIAFYEILARVADNDLSFSYNGPWEPYVRDIDPTFLENPEKAKIHLDFDVPDFAVWKDVPDPEWMSSHRYAFDPLSVISFKENNKPEIEWLALEANESYSSSNKSGAFDFSTPYKDFYYQLRSYLVAEDSYYSITNRLMTEDFMGRWMPEAHTVHELLNREFYWSPAFKDFIKENPEWRNIQVNRKYIGSVAPTAIDFLWEEEFDNSKDQVTNFHKPSMELFKALELEYGQEEGEFVNSKGEVVCFDPHVRHDSKSRLLVERKILEKQLKKKGLRIFWTVLGKGE